The genomic DNA ATGCCGGTGAGCGTACTTTCGACGGTCCTGAAACAGGCCGAGCCGCAGATCGAAGAGACGTTTTCGATTCTGACGGAGGACCAATGACCGGCGAGGGCGCTTCTACCTCCGTCCAATTCCTCCAGGAGCGTGTCGAGTACCTGGAGGAGATGAATCGCAGGTACATGTCGATACTCGACATGCTCACCTCCAGCGGCGACTATCATGGCGAACTCGCCCGCGCCCAGGATACTCCCGGAATATTTCACGCCACCCTGAACCAGGTGCGCCGCCTTCTTCCTTTCGGTACCATGGGATGTTTGGAATCCCTTGATGACGGAAGCTTCGACCTTTCGGCCTGTTTACCGGAAGATTGCAGTGAGTCGCTGCAGCAGGAGGTGGATCGGAAGATACTGGACGGCACTTTCGCGTGGGCCCTCAACCGTAACCAGGCTATTCTTCTTCCGCTGGACGACAGCCGAAACCTGCTTCTGCACGTAATAGCGACACGTTCGCGGATTCGCGGAATGTTCGCCGGTATTCTTCCCCAGGCATCTGCATCGGTGGACGCCGCTGCGCTCAATGCCCTTTCCATAGTCTTCTATACGTGCTCTCATGCCCTCGAAAGCACCATGCTTTATAATCTCCTTCGCCAGAATATGGTCAACCTGGAGGAACGTGTAGAGGAGCGGACGCGCGAGCTCGAAGTGGCGCGTCGTCAGGCTGAGGCGGCCAATACCGCAAAAAGCGAGTTCCTTGCAAACATGAGCCATGAGATCCGGACGCCGATGAACGGTGTTATCGGAATGACTGAACTACTTCTCGAAGGGGGACTTCCACCTGAGCAGGAGCGGCAGTATCTTCGGATCATCAAGGATTCGGCTGACAATCTGATGCTCATCATAAATGACCTCCTTGACCTTTCAAAGATAGAGGCGGGTAAGCTGGAGCTGGACAAAGCGCCCTTCATGCTCCGCACGACGGTAGGAAGCCTTCTGCGATGCCTTGCGGCGCGGGCGGGACAGAAGGGTGTCGAACTAGTCTTCACCCCCGAGGCGGCTGTTCCGGACCGGTTGATAGGCGACGGCGCACGGCTTCGCCAGGTGCTGATAAACCTCGTCGGAAATGCCATAAAGTTCAGCGACAGGGGGGAGATCGAGACGTCCGTCAGGGTTGCGGAGAGCGAAGGCAGCCTTCGTCTCCACTTCTCCGTTACGGACCAGGGCATCGGTATCGCTCCGGAAGCCTGCTCACGTATATTCAACGTCTTCGAGCAGGCGGATTCCTCCACTGCAAAGAGCTTCGGCGGGACAGGGCTAGGGTTGGCGATCTGCAGGCGGCTCGTGGAGTTGATGGGGGGGGAGATATGGGTCGAGAGCCGGGTCGGTGTCGGGAGCACCTTTCATTTCACCGTCACCGTGGAGCCGGAAGAATGCTGTACCTCTGATGGCATCGTCACTACTGTGCAGGGGAAACGGGTACTTGTCGCCGACAGAACGGGACAGAACCGGAACATGCTCGCCTCCTTCATGACAGGCTGGGGGATGTGTCCGTTAACGGCCGGGAGCATAGCGGAGGTGATGCATGCCGTACAACAGCACCGGGAGTCCCTCGATCTCGTTCTCATAGATCTGCAGTTGCCTGGAGTGGAGCAGCTTGATGCATTGTGGGACCGGGTGAACCTGCCGATGATCCTTATGGGTAGCGCAGCTAATGCAGGGAGAGGAGAGACGCTTCAGCGGCGGAAATGCTCGGCGTACCTGGCGAAACCAATCGTTCATGACGAACTGCGCGAGACCCTGGAAATGCTCTTTTCGAAGGGGGACGAGGCACAACTTTTACCCGAGTCGGACCGCTCCGGCCATCAGTTGCCCTCGTTATCCATCCTGGTGGCTGATGATGTTGAAGCAAATCGTGAGCTGGCAAGAGCAATACTGGAGAAGAACGGACATCGTGTGACTCTTGTTCCCAGCGGTCGGGAGGCCATCGAAGTGACTGAGACCATAGACTTCGATGTAGTGCTTATGGACGTACAGATGCCGGAAGTCGACGGCCTTGAGGCCACCAGAACCATCAGGCGGCGTGAGGCCGGCAACGGTGGACATCTCCCCATTCTTGCATTGACGGCGTACGCAGCGAGGGATGACAGGGAAAAATGCATCGCAGCAGGTATGGACGGTTATGTGTCCAAACCCTTCAAGGCGGAGGAGTTGCTGAGCGCCGTAGCTTCGCACTGTGGCCGTTCAATTTCTCTTGTCGAGTCACCGCCGGTTGTTTCCAGAGAAGTTGAGGTCGAGGGGGAACATCTGGCCATATTCGACCGTTGTGGGCTGCTATCCCGCCTGGGCGGGCAGGAAACTCTTTTCCCCCGTTTTATCGGCCTGTTCCGGACAGGAGTCGCGGAACGATGGGAAAAGTTGTCGGAGGCCGCCCAGCGCAAGGACGGAGAAGAAATGCGGGTGCACAGCCATTCCATCAAGGGGGTTGCGGCCAACATCGGAGCCTCACGGGTTGCCGATGTGGCGAGTCGTATAGAGAAAGCGGTTCTCGCCAATGAACTGCCTGAAGCCTTGTCACTCCTTCCCGCACTCCGCAGCGAACTCGATGCGTTCGCGCGGGTTACCGAGGAGATCATGCCATGACTGCCGTCTGCATACTCATTGTCGATGATGAGCCTTTGAACCGGGAGTTGTTAGCAACAATGCTGAGCGACGGCGCACAGACGCTCCATGCTGCCGACGGGCAGGAGGCGCTGGATGTCCTGGCTGCTAATCCCGGAGTGGATCTGATTCTCCTCGATCTGGAGATGCCTCGCATGGACGGGTATGAGACCCTTCAGGTGTTGAAGAAACATCCGGTCTGGAGGGACATACCGGTGATAGTAATAACCGCTAGCAGTAATGATGTGAAGCGTACGCTGGCGTTGGGAGCCAATGATTTCCTTCCGAAACCGTGCGATGTCGAGGAACTGCAACTGCGGGTAAGGAATCATGTCAGGTCGAAAAAGCTTCTCGATCTGACCAAGGATGTGAATGTGGTCCTTGAACGGGAAGTAGCCCATAAAACCGCAGCCCTGCAGAGTGCGCTCGATTTCTCCCGTGCAACCGAATATGAGATAAGCCTTCGACTGGGCCGGACGGCTGAGTTTCGCGACCTCGAAACCGGCATGCACACCCGCCGGATCAGCGAGATGGCAGATGCGCTAGGGACCTTGGCGGGGCTGCCTGCTGAGGAATGCAAAGTGCTCCGGTACGCCGCTCCGCTTCATGATGTGGGGAAGGTAGGGATTCCCGATCGTATACTTCTGAAACCGGGAAGGCTGGACGAGCAGGAATTTGAAATAATGAAACTGCACACGCAGATCGGCGGCAAAATTCTCGCCCATGCAGAAAAATATCCGGTGTTGGACGCGGGACGTATTATCGCGCTTCAGCATCATGAAAAATGGGACGGAACGGGATATCCGTTAGGATTGAAGGGAGAGGGAATCCACCTTTACGGCCGCATAGTGATGGTGGTTGACGTATTTGACGCCCTTTGTTCCGCCCGCCCCTACAAAAAACCCTTCACACTGGAACACACCATAGGGATCCTGAAAAAGGAGAGTGGAATCTTTTTCGATCCGGCTCTTTTGCAGCTGTTTCTGGATAATTTGGAGCAGTTCGTGGTTATCCGGCGGGAGCTTGAGGATACTATGGAGGTGCAATCAATCTCACCGGCGGCCTCGGGGGCTAAATGGATGGCCGGCGGATAATGGAAAGGAGAAAGAATGGCGGAATATAGATGTCTTGTAGCGGACGATGACGAACTGGGGAGAGAACTGATAGCACAGTATCTGGATGGTTTAGCGGTATGCACTATGGCGGAAAACGGTCGCCAGGCCGTAGACAGCTTCGTGGCGGCCAAGGCCAAAGGGGAGCCCTTCGATCTTGCCATTCTCGATATCGTTATGCCGGAGATCGACGGCCATGCGGCAGGAAAGGAAATTCGGCGGATTGAGCGGCTGGAGGGAGTGCCTGTTTCACAGCAGGTAAAGATCATTATTCTTTCGTCCCGCAATGCTCCCCAGGACATAATGGAGTCTTTCATGTCGGCCCAGTCGGCGGCGCACCTCGTGAAGCCGGTGGAACCTGCGAAGCTGCGCGAGACGCTTGGAAAACTTGGAATACGAAAGCGTGCCTAGCGGCAGAGGATCATGATCTGCCTGAAGGTAATTCTGAAGCCATGTTGCGTGCCTGTCGCTAAAGATCCTTCACGCGGAAAGTCAGGGGGATGTCCACGCTTATCTCTTCACCGGGGATCGAGTCTGGAACGGCGGGAAATGTCCCGGCGTACCTGACGGCTCGTAATGCCGCATTGTCGAGCACGGTATAGCCGCTCGATTTTACAAGCTCTACATGCTTCACAGATCCGTTGCGCCTCAATACGCACACCACGAGAGATCGCCCCTCGATTCCAGACTTCAGTGCGACCAGCGGATACTCCTTGCGCCGCTCAACAAGGTGACGCACCGAAGCTGCATAGGAGTTTCTCAGGTCGAGGAGGGGAGAGCGTTCTGCGCGCGGTTGTGCCTGTATGGATCGAAAGGTTGCTGTATCTCGTTTTACCCGCCATAATTTCTCTCCTCCTTCCTCTGATCCACGCGAGATACGTTCCGGACGGGGCGCTGCGGGTGAGGAACTTACCGCAGCCAGTGAATCTCGCATCTCCGTAATCACCACTTTGTTCTCCCGCTGCTGTCCGATTTCGGAATGACGTTCCTCATTGTTGATCTGTTGGGGAGTTGGAGGAGGTGGGAGCGCGCGATGCTGTGTGATCTTCATCTGTTTTATCGGCTGTTCCTGCCCCTTCTGCTTTTCCCTATCCCACATGAGAAGCAGTGTGATCGCCAGTATCTGAAGAACCAGGAACAGCGCGAGAAACTTTCCTCCCCGTAATGTGCTTAAGCCTTTTCCTGAGTGCTTGCTTCGGGAGCGCGTTTTTATCTCCCGATAATCATTGAGATCCTTTGAATTTATGGAATTCGACATCTGCCATTCCTTTCGATAGCTCGGCAAACTGATACAGAGCCGGACAATGCACTTCGAGTTACGGATGGGAAAAGTGTAGCCTGAAATGAGCATCATTCAACTGGATCAGCTGTGGGTGAGGGTGGAGAACAATCCCGAATGGAAGCGCTAATGGGGGGCCAGGATCTCGAAAATGTATATGATGATTTCTATGGCAATGAGGGCGATTATGATGATCTCCAGGCGGGATGCCCGGATGGCGTGGCTTAGAGTGGAAAAGACTTCTGTTATGTCCATTAGTGTCTCGGATTTGTGTTTGATCTCCTGGTAGCGCTGATTGAGCTCGAACATGTTTGCCATAGTAAGATATAGACGGTCTGCCTCGGGGTTGTCCCAAGTGATCTCCGGCTTGTCGAGAATCATCACCGATGCTATGGAACTGTATTTGAAGCTTAAAATCTGTGAAGCAAGCCGTCCAAGTTTCTTGTCCGGGACGGTGAGCTTTCCCTGGTGCAGGAGCGCTATCATTCCCTCCATCTCATCGAGCACTTTGTCCACTTGCTCTTCGATCCTTTCCAGCGCCACCGATTTTGCGATAACAAAAGCAATAATATCGACAAAAGCAGTATTATAGTGGGACATCACCGCATAATCATTGGTGATGGCCAGGGCGCCGGTATTTTCTATGCGAAGCGAATAGTGGTCTTGGTATTTCAGGCTGGGAAGGTCGGCAAAAATGTCGCTGATGTTCCTCATCTCCCGGAAGAAGAGTTGCAGGACATCAGAAGGGCAGTCAAGAAACACGACGCCGCCAAAGAAATAAAGGTACACCTGTGGTTTTCCGGTTTCGCCAGGGGAGAGCGCCTGCATCGTCAATGGATCGAGCAGGAGCGGCTCTTCCCATCGGAGCTTCCTGGTAATGCCGAACCGTGGACCGAACTTGTTAAGATCGATCTCGCCAGCACATGCGTATGCTATGAAATGATGCTGCTGCATCTGCTACCTCTGGAATGGACTCGCTGAAGTTTTTGAAGATTGAATAATCTATCATGCCCCATGGGTTGTTTCCATAATATCATTGCTTGGCAGCGACCGGAAAGGTACAGAAAAGGGCACAGACAGTTCACCAGGTAGACGCCTTTTTGCTTGACAATGGGCAGTCGGCTGCGGTATACAGTCAACTTTACCGGAGGCGGGGTGAAATATCCTCCTAGGGATCCAAGGAGGTTTTTCTTGCTTCTGGTGCAACATTCAGGCGGTGTAGCTCAGCTGGTTAGAGCATACGGCTCATATCCGTAGTGTCCGGGGTTCAAGTCCCTGCACCGCCACCAATTTTCAACCCCCTCCTTTCCCAGGTGGGGGTTTTTTGCATTCTGCCGCCGCCGGAGAGGCCGGGATCAAATGCTGAAAACGGTGCTTGCGTCGATAACTGAATATGGACTTTTTGTCCCTGGTGCTGCGATAGTCGTTGCCGTTTCCGGTGGGGCCGACTCGGTGGCTCTTCTTGATATCCTCTCCAGGCTCCCGGATTACAAGTTGCGTCTTGTGATCGCGCACCTCAACCACCATCTGAGAGGCAATGAATCGGATGAAGATGAACAGTTCGTCAGAGGGTTGGGAGACCGGTACCGGGTGCCGGTGGAGACTCGAGGAGTTGACGTAGCGAAGGTTGCCCGTGATAAGGGCCAGTCACTCGAAGAGGCGGGGCGGAAATGTCGGTACGACTTTTTCGCAGCGGTCGCTGAAAAACATGGTGCTTCTGTAGTGGCAGTCGCGCATCATGCGGATGATCAGGCTGAGACGGTTCTCATGCGGCTACTGCGCGGCAGTGCCGGGACCGGGCTCTGCGGAATGCTTCCGCTGTCCCAGGATGGACGGATAGTGCGGCCCCTGCTGGGTGTTACGAGACGGGAGATAGAGGAATACCTGTCCGAGCGGGCTATTCCCTTCAGAACTGACAGCAGTAATGCCGACCCCCGGTTTCTTCGCAATCGAGTCCGACATGAACTGCTTCCCCTTCTTTCCACTTACAACCCTGCGGTGTCCAAGCGACTTACGGCTACAGCCGATGCTTTGGCCGCCGATGAGGATCTACTGGAGCGGCTTGCAGCCGAGCTTTTAGACCGGCATGCAGAGGTGTTGCCTGGCCGGGTGCTTTTGCGGGCAGCAGGGGTGAGGGAAGAACCCCGTGGGGGCAGGCTGCGGCTTTACCGTCATGCATTGCGCCACCTGAAGGGCGATCTTCAGCGAATAGGCTATTCCCATCTGCAGGAGACCGACCGACTCCTTTTTTCTCCTCGGCCGCATCTTTCGCTGAACCTGCCAGGGGTGACGGTGGAAAAAAGCTACGGTTCTGTTATCTTCACTCTTTCGGACTGCTTAACCCACTGGGAAGGCTTCGACATTGAGATCGGCGGCCAAGGGCTCTTCAGCCTCAAAGGTTGCGGATTCCTTGAAGTGACTGTCCAGGTGGATGCCCCCGGCGAAAATGGAATGAAAAGCTCCGCCCTGATCGATCTCGGAACCGCCCCTTTTCCATGGTGCATACGTACATTCCGAAACGGTGACCGTTTCATTCCTTCAGGGATGTCAGGACACAAGAAGGTGAAAGACCTTCTCATGGAGGCGAAGGTTCCCAGATCGGATCGGCGCCGAGTGCCGCTGCTCTATTGCGGTGACGATCTTCTCTGGGTCTGCGGGATACGCAGGTCGGCGGTTGCTCCAGTTACCGCTTCAACCCGGCTTGTTGCCAAGGCGATGTTCATCCCCGATAGAGGTAAACCCGCTTGTAAAAGCGGTGTTGATATGATATCTAATCCCACTTAAAGTACATTTATTCAACCACTTCAACTAAAGCGCACACGCTGCTGCGCGCTCAACGCATCAAGGGGGTATCCTTGAATCAATTTTATAAGAACCTGGCGCTCTGGCTCGTGATCAGTCTCATGATGATCCTGCTCTTCAACCTCTTCAACAAGCCGAAGCCAAACCAGGAAAGGCTCAATTACAGCGAATTCATCGCGGCTGTGGATGCGGGCAAGGTTGGATCGGTCACCATCCAGGGCAACGATGTCATCGGCAAGTTCACCGACGGCAAGGAGTTCAGGACCTACAAGCCTTCGGATGCAACCATATCCGAGACACTGCTTGATAAGAAGATAGCTGTATCGGCACGGCCCGAAGAGGAGAAATTCTCCTGGTTTTCGATTTTCGTGTCCTGGTTCCCGCTGATTCTGCTAGTCGGGGTGTGGATATTCTTCATGCGGCAGATGCAGTCCGGTGGAGGAAAGGCGATGTCGTTCGGCAAGAGCCGGGCAAAGCTCCTGACTGAAGCGCAGGGAAAGGTGACGTTTGAAGATGTTGCCGGCATCGAGGAGGCAAAGGAGGAACTGGAAGAAATCATTTCCTTTCTCAAGGATCCGAAAAAATTTACCAAGCTCGGCGGGCGAATCCCCAAAGGAGTGCTCCTGATGGGACCTCCGGGCACGGGTAAAACCCTTCTGGCCCGTGCCATTGCAGGAGAGGCAGGCGTTCCTTTCTTTTCCATTTCGGGTTCCGATTTCGTCGAAATGTTTGTCGGGGTCGGAGCTAGCCGTGTTCGTGATCTTTTCGTCCAGGGCAAAAAGAGTGCTCCGTGCATCATATTTATCGATGAGATAGATGCAGTGGGGCGTCACCGCGGCGCAGGGCTCGGCGGTGGACATGACGAGCGGGAGCAGACCCTCAATCAGCTGCTTGTAGAGATGGACGGTTTCGAATCCAACGAAGGGGTCATTCTTATCGCTGCGACCAACCGCCCTGATGTACTTGATCCGGCACTGCTCCGGCCTGGGCGTTTCGACCGACAGGTAGTAGTGCCGCGTCCAGACGTGAAAGGGCGCGAGGAGATTCTCAGGGTGCACACAAAAAAAACGCCGCTGGGATCCGGAGTCGATATGGGAGTTATCGCACGTGGAACTCCCGGATTTTCCGGTGCCGACCTTGCCAATGTGGTCAACGAGGCAGCTCTGCTGGCTGCACGAAAAGGCAAGAACGCAGTTGATATGCAGGATTTCGACGATGCCAAGGATAAGGTTCTTATGGGGGTCGAGCGGCGGAGTATGGTGATTTCCGAGGAGGAGAAAAAGAATACCGCCTACCACGAAGCAGGCCATACTCTTGTGGCGAAACTTATACCAGGCACCGATCCGGTGCACAAGGTCTCCATTATTCCCCGTGGGCGCGCTCTCGGTGTGACGATGCAGCTTCCGATCGAGGACAAGCACAGTTACTCGCGAGAGGCTCTGCTCAATCGGATCGCAGTGCTCATGGGGGGGCGCGCGGCGGAGGAGATTGTTTTCAATACTATGACCACGGGTGCCGGCAACGACATTGAGCGAGCCACCGAGATTGCCCGCAAAATGGTCTGTGAATGGGGAATGAGCGACAAACTCGGCCCTGTCAGTTTCGGTAAAAAAGATGAGCAGATTTTTCTCGGCCGGGAAATGGCAACACAAAAAAACTACAGCGAGGCTACTGCTGTCGAGATCGATGTCGAGATCAGGCGTATCGTCGATGAAAATTATGCCCGGGTTCTGCAACTTCTGAGGGACAAGATCGATGTCCTTCATAAGCTTTCTCTGGAACTTATCGTGAAAGAGAATCTCTCAGGAGACGAGGTCGACCGTATCATTAAAGAGGTTTCGCTTGCAGGAGCGCCTCAGGCTACTCCTCCCGTACCTTCTGTCTGATGAAGTGTGCCATGCGGCTGTTGTCGGTGAGGTCCCTGGCAGATGCACAGCGGGACCTCGCTGCACTGGGAATCGATCCGTTCTCCCTGCGCAGTTTCGCTCCCAAAATGCTCTACCGGGTGGTGAAGGTAGACGGGGTAAATCTCGACGATGTGGCCCTTTTAAGAAAGGAGCTTTTGGCTCTCGGAGGAGACGTCGCAGTCGGCCGCAGTGGAGTGGAGGAAACTGGCAGGACGACCGCCATCCTTATGGGATCCGACAAGCAGATGCGAAAGCTCTGCTCCTTCCTGTCCGGTTTCCAACTTGATTTTTCGACATTCGCCAACGACCTGCTCAGGCTGCTCGATAACGAGGCGAATCTACAGCGCCACTGGCATGTCGGCGGGAAAATTCTCGAATTTTCCCGCCGTTTGTGCATCATGGGCATTCTGAACCTCACGCCGGATTCTTTTTCGGACGGTAACAGGTACCGATCTGTCGACGAGGCGGTTGAGCGTGCATTGCAGATGGAGGAGGATGGCGCCGATATAATCGACGTGGGCGGAGAAAGCACCCGTCCTTTTGCGCCACCTGTATCGGAACTGGAGGAGTTGCGCCGGGTGCTGCCTGTGCTGGAAAAGCTCAACGGGCGCCTTAAGGTGCCAGTTTCGATTGACACCTACAAAGCTGCTGTAGCCAGGGAAGCGATCGCTGCCGGAGCCGCCATTGTCAACGATGTAAGTGGGTTCACATTTGACCGGCAGATGGCGGAAACGGTGGCAGAGACCGATGCCGGAATGGTGCTCATGCACACGCGCGGCCGGCCACATGAAATGCAGAAGGATACTAGGTATAAGGCACTCGTCGACGAGGTGATACATGATCTTCGCGCGGCGGTTGGCCGAGCAGTGACCGTGGGCATTGATGCACAGCGTATTGTGCTGGACCCAGGAATCGGCTTCGGCAAGGACGTACGCGGCAATCTCGAAATTCTGGGAAGGCTATCCGAATTCGGAGTGCTGGGACGTCCCATACTCATAGGAACTTCGCGCAAGGGTTTCATCGGCAAAGTCCTCGACCGTGAAACCACCGAACGTGCCTTCGGGACTGCGGCAACCGTGGCGCTTGCAGTAGCCGACGGCGCCTCAATTTTCAGAGTTCATGACGTACGGGAGATGCGTGATGTCGTGGATATGGCCTTTGCCATAACGAGGCAGATGACACCTCCACACTAGTCATGAGAGGCAAATTATTTTCTGGTGGAACGAATGACCGAGATACTGCAAAATTCCGGGTGGCTCTTCGATCTACTGGATGTGGCTGTGGTGGCTTTTCTCATCTACAAGTTCCTCCTTCTCATCAGGGGAACTGTCACGTTCCGGCTGGTCCTCGTTCTCGGGTTGTTATTCACACTTTACGCCTCGTCGCAGATCACCGGGCTAAAGACTCTCGGCTGGTTGCTCAACAACCTTTTTTCCTCCGTAATTCTCGTCCTGGTCATCATTTTCCAGCATGACCTGCGTCGTGCTCTCGTCACCATCAGCCGGAAACAGTCAAACCGCGGTGGAGATGAGGGGGGCGAAGTCATCGAGCAGCTTGTGAATGCGGCACAGGCGCTTTCCGATAAGAAGATCGGCGGCTTGATGGTGCTTGAGAGAGAGATGCCTCTCGACGGCTTCCTGGAGGTAGGTACCGAGATTGATGCCAAAGTGACTTCAGAGATCATAACCTCGATATTTCTGCCCTATTCTCCGATCCACGACGGGGCTGTCATTATTCAGAAGGGGAAATTGACCAAGGCCGGATGCTTTCTTCCGCTTACCCAGAACCCGGAGATCAGCAAGACACTTGGAACCCGCCATCGCGCTGCCATCGGGCTCACCGAAATTGTCGACGCAGTTGTCATCGTTGTTTCGGAGGAGACCGGCAAGATATCGGTGGCGATAGGGGGTGGGGTTCTGCGAGATCTGGAGCCGCCCCGCCTTCGCAAGGTGCTCCGGCAACTACTTGAGGGGAGGTGGCTGAAATGAACCTCCCGGCTCGTCTGCCTAAGAATTCCGGGCTTATTGTACTGTCGCTTTCACTCGCGTTTGTGTTGTGGCTGTTCGTTAATTATGATAGAGAATCCGAAACGGAGATGACCGTACCTGTTCGTGTAGTTAATGTCCCGCAAGGGCTGGACGTGACCAACCAGCTCCCCCACCATCTCGTAGTTCGGGTTGCGGGGCCGCGGATACAGCTGATGCGGCTGGTGCCCGAGCGGTTGACCGTTTCTCTCGATCTGGGGAATCTCCGTGAGGGGACTGTTGCCTTTCCGGACCTCGGGAATGCTGTGCCCGTTCCGCGAGAACTTCGGGTTACCAGGATCTATCCCTCGATGATAGAGATCGAGCTCAGGAAGGCGGGGCGACTCCGCCGGAATTAAAACCTCTTCTGTTGCGCGCGCAGCCTGAAGACAAGGAGAGAGTAATGAAGAAGCTTTTCGGGACCGATGGCGTTCGCGGTGTCGCCAACGTCTACCCGATGACAACTGAGATGGCGATGCAGCTCGGAAGAGCAGCGGCGTACATGTTCCGCAACGGCCACAGACGGCACCGTATCGTTATCGGTAAAGATACGAGACTTTCAGGCTACATGATAGAAAACGCCCTTGTGGCCGGTATCTGCTCCATGGGGGTCGATGTTCTTCTGGTCGGTCCACTGCCGACGCCCGGAATTGCCAATATCACTTCCTCCATGAGGGCCGATGCGGGGGTTGTCATCTCCGCCTCACACAACCCGTTCCAGGATAACGGCATCAAGTTCTTTTCACGAGACGGGTTCAAGCTGCCGGACGAGATGGAACTGAAAATGGAGGATCTGATATTCTCCAAGAAGATCGACTCTCTTCGTCCGATTGCGACCGAGGTCGGTAAGGCCTATCGGATTGACGATGCCGCGGGACGTTACGTAGTCTTTTTGAAGAGCACGTTCCCAAAGGATCTCGACCTCGCCGGTATGAAGATCGTCCTGGACTGCGCCAATGGAGCTGCCTACAAAGTCGCGCCGGCGGTTCTCGAGGAACTGGGAGCGGAAGTAATCACCATCGGAGCTAAACCGAACGGAACAAACATCAATGCCGGGTGTGGATCACTTCATCCCGAGGTTATCAGCGAAGCAGTGAAGGAGCACAGGGCGGACCTGGGAATTGCCTTGGATGGAGACGCAGACCGGGTCATCTTCGTGGATGAGTTCGGCAACGAGGTCGATGGGGACCAGATCATGGCTATCTGCGCCACCGAGATGATCCGGCAGAAGAAGCTTCGCAAGAACACAGTAGTAGCTACCGTGATGAGCAATATGGGACTCGACATCGCAATCAAGAAAGCGGGCGGAAAGATCGTCAAGACCGCGGTCGGCGATCGCTATGTAGTTGAGGAGATGCGCAAAGGGGGATACAACCTGGGGGGAGAGCAGTCCGGGCACATGATATTCCTGGATCACAACACTACAGGGGACGGGATGCAGTCGGCGCTCCAGGTTTTGGCCATCATGCGACGCAGGAAACAGACGCTCGCGGAGCTGGCGGAGGTGATGATTCCGCTCCCTCAGGTGCTTGTCAATGTGCGGGTGCCCGAAAAAAAGGACATCATGACCCATCCCGAGATCGCCAAACTCGTGAAGGACATCGAGGCAAAGCTGAAGGACGAAGGTCGCCTGCTGGTGCGTTATTCGGGTACCGAACCGCTTCTGCGCATAATGCTAGAAGGTCAGGACAAGTACCAGATAACCGGCTGGGGCAAAGAGATCGCCGATCTCGTCGAAAAGAAGCTGGGGGGAAAGTAAATGGCGAGACTGGGAGTAAATATCGATCACGTAGCAACGATCCGTCAGGCCCGGGGGGGACGCGAGCCGGAC from Geobacter sp. DSM 9736 includes the following:
- the glmM gene encoding phosphoglucosamine mutase, which produces MKKLFGTDGVRGVANVYPMTTEMAMQLGRAAAYMFRNGHRRHRIVIGKDTRLSGYMIENALVAGICSMGVDVLLVGPLPTPGIANITSSMRADAGVVISASHNPFQDNGIKFFSRDGFKLPDEMELKMEDLIFSKKIDSLRPIATEVGKAYRIDDAAGRYVVFLKSTFPKDLDLAGMKIVLDCANGAAYKVAPAVLEELGAEVITIGAKPNGTNINAGCGSLHPEVISEAVKEHRADLGIALDGDADRVIFVDEFGNEVDGDQIMAICATEMIRQKKLRKNTVVATVMSNMGLDIAIKKAGGKIVKTAVGDRYVVEEMRKGGYNLGGEQSGHMIFLDHNTTGDGMQSALQVLAIMRRRKQTLAELAEVMIPLPQVLVNVRVPEKKDIMTHPEIAKLVKDIEAKLKDEGRLLVRYSGTEPLLRIMLEGQDKYQITGWGKEIADLVEKKLGGK